A window of Companilactobacillus allii genomic DNA:
ATCTCTAGTTTTCCATGACCACCACGTGTTTCCTTAACAGCAACACCAGTATCAAATTTCTCTACCAATTTCTCTTCAGTTGCACGGATATATGGTGATTTTGATTTTGAAACTTTTTTCTTTTTCTTAATATCATGCTTAGTTTCTGTAGCTAATTGTTCAAGTTGTCTAACAGTCAAATCTTCGCTAACTGCACGCTTTGCTAATTTATCAATTTGTTCTTTATCTTTTAAACTCAACAAAGTTCTTGCTTGGCCCATTGATAAGTCACCGTGTTGAACTAGTTTCTTGGTTGCTTCTGGAAGATTCAACAGCCTCAAATAATTGGCAATATATGGACGACTCTTACCAAGGCGTTGTGACACTTGTTCTTGAGTCAAATTTAATTTTGTGATCAAAGTTTTATATGCATCTGCTTCTTCTAGAGGTGTCAGATCTTCACGTTGTAAATTCTCCAACACAGCAATTTCCATCATGCCTGATTCACTTAGTGGACGAACGATTGCTGGTACTGTTGTTTGCTTAGCAATTTTACTTGCACGGAAACGACGTTCACCAGCAATAATCTCAAATCCATTAACACTTTCACGAACAATAATTGGTTGGAATACACCGTTTTGCTCAATGGATTTTGCCAATTCATTCAAAGCGTGTTCATCAAAAGTCTTTCTTGGTTGGTAAGGATTAGGACGGATATCTTCAAGTGACAAGTCTACAACTGTCTCTGAATTTTCATCAATAGCTTCAAATTCAGAAAAAATCGCATCGATTCCTTTTCCCAAACCTTTTTTATTTTTGTTTGATGCCATTACGTTTTAACACCTCCTTAGCAAGATCACAATAAGCCTGTGCCCCACGTGATTTGTCATCAAAATCAACAATTGGTAATCCATAACTAGGTGCTTCAGCCAATCTCGTATTACGTGGCACGATTGCTTTATAAACTCTATCACCGAAGTAAGATTTAACTTCTTCGACAACTTGTGCACCAAGGTTAGTTCTGGCATCTAACATAGTTAGAAGTACCCCTTCGATAGCTAGATTATTATTGAAGTGCTTTTGAACTAGTCGAATTGTATTGAGTAACTGGCTCAATCCTTCCAAAGCATAATATTCACTCTGAACAGGAATAATTATAGAATCTGATGCAGTAAAAGCATTGGTAGATAGCTGACCTAATGAAGGTGGACAATCAATCAAGACAATATCGTATTTGTCATCGACCTCTTCTAATCCAGCTCTAAGTCTAGTTTCTCTAGCCATCATTGTAGTTAATTCCATTTCAGCACCGGCCAATTGGATCGTGGCTGGTACGATGTCTAGATTCTTATGATTAGAATGAATAATTGTTTTGGCAAGTGGATATTCATTTACTAAAACGTCATAAACATCTTTTTCAACGTTAGCTTTTTTAATACCCAAACCACTAGTAGCATTACCTTGTGGGTCAATATCTACTATCAAAACTTTTTGACCTAAGTCAGTTAAGCACGCACCAAGGTTGATAGTAGTTGTTGTTTTACCTACACCACCCTTTTGGTTCGCAACGGATATTTTTCGTGCCATTTTATTCCCCTATTCTTAATATATACATTAAATTTTAACATTTAATAGTGGTTAGTTTAAGGCTATCCACTATTTCACGAGTGGTTTTCTAGAAGGTGTACCTGGTTTACGAGGATACTTGGCTGGGGTATTCTTTTCTTTGTAAATAAAAACAAAGTTTCTAAGTCCTTCATCATTTGGTAATTCAAATGATTTTTGATCTTTAATTGATCCACCGAGAACTTGGATCGAATATTTTGCCTGTTCAACTTCTTCAGGTGCTTTTTCAGATTTCATAGCGATGAATGTTCCACCAACCCTTGTGAATGGCAGACATAGCTCGTTTAATACATTCAATGCTGCAACGGCTCTTGCCGTTACAATATCGAATTTTTCACGATATAATTTGTTTTTTCCAACCTCTTCAGCACGTCCATGAACCAAGGTAACATCATCTAATTCTAATTTTTTAACTAAGCTATCAAGAAACTTGATTCTCTTATTCAATGAATCAATAATAGTTATTTTCAATTTAGGATTAATAATCTTTAACGGAATCGATGGGAATCCAGCACCTGATCCAACATCACAAAGTGTTAGTTCGTCGCTCAAAAGTCTTTCGTCCACAAAATCCAAAACCAACGAATCATAGAAGTGTTTCAAATAAACTTGGTTTATTTCTGTAATCGTCGTTAGATTCATGACTTTATTAGTTTCCACTAACTCATGAAAATATATTTCGAATTGTTCCTTTTGTTTATCAGTAAGTTCAATGTTCTTTTGGGCTAAAGCTTGATAGAATTCTTCTGGTCTCATTTTTTCCTCCACTCGTGAAACAAGTGTTTCACGCTTCTTAATCCTATATTATTATCGACCTTAATTCAATGCCGATTTAACCTATAATATAGATATGATTTTAAGGAGGTTACAAATGATTTCAGTAAAACATACAGATCAACTCGATTCTAAAGAACTGATTGATATATTAAAAGCTCGTGTAGAAGTATTTGTCGTTGAACAAAATTGTCCTTACCAAGAAGTTGATGACGATGACTATAATGATCTACATGTTCGCTTGATTGAAGATAACAATCTCAAAGCTTATACAAGGATTATCGACAAAGGTACAAAAATAAGTTTTGGTCGTGTATTAGTAGTGAAAAAATATCGTAAACAAGGTCTTGGTGAAAAAGTAGTCGCCGCTACAATTGAAGAAATAAAAAAGAGATTTCCAAGTAAACCTATACAAATTCAAGCTCAAGCTTATTTGCAAAAGTTCTATGCTCAATTTGGTTTTAAGCCAATTTCTAAAGTCTATCTGGAAGACAGCATCCCTCATATAGATATGTTTTTGGAATTTTAAAAATTATTTTGTCAGATTAAGAGCATATTGATGCTCTTTTTTGATACTATTACTAATGTATCCTGAGGGGGAAATTTCAAATATGTCAAAGTTTATTAAAAATAATCCAGTCTTGATCGCGATTTACATTCTTATAGCAATTTTATTCTGCATCGTTAACACTTATATCGGCATCGCAAGTATCATCATTGAATTAGTCATTCTTGGTGTCATCTATAATAAAAGTAGCGGTGAAAAGACCAATTCCAATAACTATCTAGCAGAGGTCACAGGTATCGCCAAGTTAGACGAAACTATCGTTACAACGAAGGACTTCTTCGTTATGGAAGGTATTGCATTCATTTTAAATATGCTGTCAATTTTCAGATTGCCTGTCCTTACAATCGATTCAACTATCAATAAGCTCAACCTAAGTAGTGACACGATGAACTCGATCAGCTCACTCTCACATAGAAGTGGTCTAACACTTTTTGATATTGGATTGCTTTTAACAAAGTCAGATATCTCATCACAAACTATTCAATACGGCCAATACGCTATCCTCATCACAATTATCTTGGCATTCGTGGGAATAATTGCACAATTGTTTAGAAAATATAGCAATCAGCTTCTACTAATATCCAGCATCTTACCCGCTGCCTTTTATATTATTTCTTATATTTCTAGTGGTAGTAACGCGATTATCAAAGGCATGATCGACACTGGATTTTATATGGGATTATTATCTTCAATTGGATTAACTACAATCGCCCTATTGAAGATGAGTATTCTAAAGACTACTGCACCTCAAAAAAGAGAACGCGAAGAAAATAGTTTTAAATAGAGCGGGCCAAACATTGGAACAAAAATAGGGACCTCATGAAAGTGAAGTCCCTATTTTTGGCGCCAAACGTAAGAAATTGTGTTTTGTCACGCGTTTTCACTGCAAATTTAAACTATCTATTTATCTTCATTAAAAACTTCGACACAAAAGTCTTTTTCACCACAATTTGGACAAGTTAACTTTCTAGTTTTTATAGTATGTTTAGCAAAAAAGGCTTCTTTAAATCTTGGCTTGAATATTGTATTACAGTTAGGACAAATGTAATTGACCGATCCGAAATAGTACTTTGTTAACCAACAGGCTCCTGCAATAGCAACCAACATTCCCAATCCAAAAATCCACCAGTTACCACTTTTAATGGAATATATTAGCGTAGCAATTTCTACTATGTCAATCGGTAATCCAAAAAGGATCATCCTTACATGTACTCTTCTTAATGACTGTTTATTATTCATAATATAATCTATGTCTTCAACTGAATTGATTGGAAAATTGTCCATATCGGAAAGTCCATTCAAGAAATTATCGACAACTTTTATTTTTTGATCAGCTTCTTTTGCCTGACTTTGTAATGATTTCTTTTGTTCTGTCAAAAGCAATATCATGATTTTAGTTGAATTATTGCTAGATAATATATCCTTGATAGAATTCAATGATAATCCCATACTTTTTAGAAGCATTATTAGCTTTAATTTGTTAAGATCATTATCTGAATATAATCTACGCCCACTTTCTGTTATCTGAGTTGGACACAAAATATTCTTCTTGTCATAATATTGAATTGTTCGAACGGAAACATTCACTTTTTTTGCAATTTCACCAGTCGTGTATTCAGACATAAAACTTCACCTCCATGAATAAACTTACATTATTACCCAACGTCACAAGCAAGTAAGAAACCAAAAATAAATAATTTGTCTTGATTTGGCGTTATGCCATCGTTTTATTTTTATGAAAATCATTTTCATCCAGTCTATACCATTGATGATGGGCAAAAAATAGATTACAATTAATATTATTAAAT
This region includes:
- a CDS encoding ParB/RepB/Spo0J family partition protein produces the protein MASNKNKKGLGKGIDAIFSEFEAIDENSETVVDLSLEDIRPNPYQPRKTFDEHALNELAKSIEQNGVFQPIIVRESVNGFEIIAGERRFRASKIAKQTTVPAIVRPLSESGMMEIAVLENLQREDLTPLEEADAYKTLITKLNLTQEQVSQRLGKSRPYIANYLRLLNLPEATKKLVQHGDLSMGQARTLLSLKDKEQIDKLAKRAVSEDLTVRQLEQLATETKHDIKKKKKVSKSKSPYIRATEEKLVEKFDTGVAVKETRGGHGKLEIDFSNTNDLNRILDILGISLD
- the rsmG gene encoding 16S rRNA (guanine(527)-N(7))-methyltransferase RsmG translates to MRPEEFYQALAQKNIELTDKQKEQFEIYFHELVETNKVMNLTTITEINQVYLKHFYDSLVLDFVDERLLSDELTLCDVGSGAGFPSIPLKIINPKLKITIIDSLNKRIKFLDSLVKKLELDDVTLVHGRAEEVGKNKLYREKFDIVTARAVAALNVLNELCLPFTRVGGTFIAMKSEKAPEEVEQAKYSIQVLGGSIKDQKSFELPNDEGLRNFVFIYKEKNTPAKYPRKPGTPSRKPLVK
- a CDS encoding GNAT family N-acetyltransferase translates to MISVKHTDQLDSKELIDILKARVEVFVVEQNCPYQEVDDDDYNDLHVRLIEDNNLKAYTRIIDKGTKISFGRVLVVKKYRKQGLGEKVVAATIEEIKKRFPSKPIQIQAQAYLQKFYAQFGFKPISKVYLEDSIPHIDMFLEF
- a CDS encoding ParA family protein, which translates into the protein MARKISVANQKGGVGKTTTTINLGACLTDLGQKVLIVDIDPQGNATSGLGIKKANVEKDVYDVLVNEYPLAKTIIHSNHKNLDIVPATIQLAGAEMELTTMMARETRLRAGLEEVDDKYDIVLIDCPPSLGQLSTNAFTASDSIIIPVQSEYYALEGLSQLLNTIRLVQKHFNNNLAIEGVLLTMLDARTNLGAQVVEEVKSYFGDRVYKAIVPRNTRLAEAPSYGLPIVDFDDKSRGAQAYCDLAKEVLKRNGIKQK
- a CDS encoding MerR family transcriptional regulator produces the protein MSEYTTGEIAKKVNVSVRTIQYYDKKNILCPTQITESGRRLYSDNDLNKLKLIMLLKSMGLSLNSIKDILSSNNSTKIMILLLTEQKKSLQSQAKEADQKIKVVDNFLNGLSDMDNFPINSVEDIDYIMNNKQSLRRVHVRMILFGLPIDIVEIATLIYSIKSGNWWIFGLGMLVAIAGACWLTKYYFGSVNYICPNCNTIFKPRFKEAFFAKHTIKTRKLTCPNCGEKDFCVEVFNEDK